A stretch of the Rhizobium sullae genome encodes the following:
- a CDS encoding type II toxin-antitoxin system Phd/YefM family antitoxin has product MAVNVKVAEAKTHLSELLSKVEAGEEVIISRGNTPVARLSRIRRENDVDALIAEIKAQRAGRPHTTQDEIRQWRDEGRRY; this is encoded by the coding sequence ATGGCCGTCAACGTCAAAGTCGCCGAAGCAAAGACACATCTGTCGGAGCTGCTTTCCAAGGTGGAAGCCGGCGAAGAGGTCATCATCTCGCGCGGCAACACGCCTGTGGCCCGCCTCTCCCGCATTCGCCGCGAAAACGACGTTGATGCACTGATCGCCGAGATCAAGGCCCAACGCGCCGGCCGGCCGCACACAACGCAGGATGAAATTCGTCAGTGGCGGGACGAAGGCCGCCGCTACTGA
- a CDS encoding BrnA antitoxin family protein: MPEEFGFKTEAEERAFWESQDSDDHTDWSKAERVRLPNLKPSSTSISLRLPNALLERIKVAASKRDVPYQSLIKIWLAEKIDTSGAQR; the protein is encoded by the coding sequence GTGCCAGAGGAATTCGGGTTCAAGACGGAAGCAGAAGAACGCGCCTTCTGGGAAAGCCAGGATTCCGACGATCATACCGACTGGAGCAAGGCAGAGCGTGTTCGTCTGCCGAACCTGAAACCATCCTCCACATCGATCTCGCTACGACTACCGAATGCGCTGCTTGAGCGGATCAAGGTCGCAGCCAGCAAGCGCGACGTTCCTTATCAGTCGCTCATCAAGATCTGGCTTGCGGAAAAGATCGACACATCGGGTGCACAACGATGA
- a CDS encoding urea amidolyase associated protein UAAP1, with the protein MHVRRSAEEIAANRQRYEEHQRKGLEFAPKALPVPSPLPAPAIEAGRVIHQETIPGGWYWSTLLKRGEALRIDQQEGLSTVALIAWNAADTSERLNLVDTVKVQWTTALGKGRVIFSDMGRAMFSMIEDSSGAHDCLMGGSTAASNAARYPGANTRNTRDNFILAAGKLGLDRRDIPGVLNLFAPVQIDDAGGFHWQGKASNGGDYAELRAEMDLLVGLSNCPHPLDPNPVHAPAPVTVTRFRAAAPAADDLARTATAEAVRGFENNAMMQA; encoded by the coding sequence ATGCACGTCCGACGTTCCGCAGAGGAAATCGCCGCCAACCGGCAACGCTACGAAGAACACCAGAGGAAGGGCTTGGAGTTCGCCCCCAAGGCGCTGCCCGTACCGAGCCCACTACCTGCGCCCGCAATCGAGGCTGGCCGCGTCATCCATCAGGAAACGATTCCGGGCGGCTGGTATTGGTCGACCCTGTTGAAGCGCGGCGAGGCGCTGCGGATCGATCAGCAGGAGGGCCTATCGACCGTCGCGCTGATCGCCTGGAACGCGGCCGACACCAGCGAAAGGCTCAATCTGGTCGATACCGTCAAGGTTCAGTGGACGACCGCGCTCGGCAAGGGTCGGGTGATCTTCTCGGACATGGGCCGCGCAATGTTCTCGATGATCGAGGATAGCTCCGGCGCCCATGATTGCCTGATGGGCGGATCGACGGCCGCATCGAACGCCGCCAGATATCCGGGCGCAAATACCCGCAACACGCGCGACAACTTCATCCTCGCAGCCGGAAAGCTCGGTCTAGATCGACGCGATATTCCCGGCGTGCTCAATCTTTTCGCGCCTGTCCAAATCGATGATGCCGGCGGTTTCCACTGGCAAGGCAAGGCATCCAACGGCGGCGACTACGCCGAGTTGCGAGCCGAGATGGACCTGCTCGTCGGTCTCTCCAACTGCCCGCATCCGCTGGATCCCAATCCTGTGCATGCGCCGGCACCGGTGACGGTCACCCGTTTCCGCGCCGCTGCGCCGGCAGCAGACGATCTTGCCCGCACCGCCACCGCCGAAGCCGTCCGCGGCTTCGAGAACAACGCCATGATGCAGGCTTGA
- a CDS encoding ABC transporter ATP-binding protein, translating into MSELIIDNVWKEYGDQIVLENVSLTVASGAFVALVGPSGCGKSTFLRMLLGQERATRGTILLDGEPLPPEPGPDRGVVFQRYSVFPHLTVLGNVLLGKELISSRYKAKLFGAARRSALEESRQFIAEVGLSGAETKYPAQLSGGMQQRLALAQALIMKPKVLLLDEPFGALDPGIRAEIHTLMKRLWNETQMTVVMVTHDMREAFTLATRVVAFERPRDRAEEKQRYGATITKDIAIWPPRRAGEPSHFSPDRDGPVVLQGPRRDDPSSSPSGER; encoded by the coding sequence ATGAGCGAACTGATCATCGACAACGTCTGGAAGGAATATGGCGACCAGATCGTGCTGGAGAACGTGTCGTTGACAGTCGCGTCCGGCGCCTTCGTCGCGCTCGTTGGCCCCTCCGGTTGCGGCAAGTCGACCTTCCTTCGCATGCTTCTTGGCCAGGAACGGGCGACCAGAGGCACGATCCTGTTGGACGGCGAGCCGCTGCCGCCCGAACCGGGTCCGGATCGCGGCGTCGTCTTCCAGCGCTATTCGGTGTTCCCGCACCTGACTGTGCTCGGCAATGTTCTGCTCGGCAAGGAACTGATATCCTCGCGATACAAGGCGAAGCTTTTCGGCGCAGCCCGGCGATCAGCCCTCGAGGAATCCCGGCAATTTATCGCGGAAGTCGGCCTTTCCGGCGCAGAAACCAAATATCCGGCGCAGCTTTCCGGCGGCATGCAGCAACGGCTGGCGCTGGCCCAGGCACTAATCATGAAACCGAAGGTTCTACTGCTCGACGAACCCTTCGGTGCGCTCGATCCCGGGATCCGCGCCGAAATCCACACGCTGATGAAGCGGCTCTGGAATGAAACGCAGATGACTGTTGTCATGGTCACGCACGACATGCGCGAGGCCTTCACACTCGCCACCCGCGTCGTCGCCTTCGAGCGGCCACGCGACCGAGCGGAGGAAAAACAGCGCTACGGCGCGACCATCACCAAGGACATTGCCATTTGGCCGCCGCGCCGTGCGGGCGAGCCTTCACACTTTAGCCCTGACCGGGACGGCCCGGTTGTTTTGCAGGGCCCTCGCCGGGACGACCCGTCTTCCAGCCCGTCAGGAGAAAGATAG
- a CDS encoding ABC transporter permease: MRWINTRPSRGAQLTLTLLPFVLLIAAYGAGSIARLAENPNDKLLPGLSVFADAINRLAFLPDTRTGDYLLWSDTVASLSRLFAGLGISTATALLIGMAIGMLPYLRSLLAPFAVVISMVPPLALLPVLFIVMGLGEASKIALIVIGVAPTMIRDLALKTLELPREQIVKAETLGGSSWQIALRVVLPQILPRLITCLRLQLGPAWLFLIAAEAISSDSGLGYRIFLVRRYLSMDIIFPYVVWITLLAVLTNFVLDRIRIVVFPWSELEKQG, encoded by the coding sequence ATGCGCTGGATCAACACCAGGCCGAGCCGGGGTGCACAACTCACCTTGACGCTTCTGCCATTCGTGCTGCTGATTGCCGCCTATGGGGCGGGATCGATCGCGCGGCTGGCGGAAAATCCCAACGATAAGCTACTGCCCGGTCTCTCGGTGTTTGCCGATGCGATCAACCGGCTGGCCTTCCTACCGGATACGCGCACCGGCGACTACCTGCTGTGGTCTGATACCGTCGCTAGCCTGAGCCGGCTTTTCGCAGGCCTCGGGATTTCGACGGCAACGGCGCTGCTGATCGGCATGGCGATCGGCATGCTGCCCTATCTGCGTTCGCTGCTCGCGCCCTTCGCGGTCGTGATCTCCATGGTCCCGCCGCTGGCGCTGCTGCCCGTTCTTTTCATCGTCATGGGTCTTGGCGAAGCCTCGAAAATCGCACTGATCGTCATCGGCGTCGCGCCGACGATGATCCGTGACCTTGCCCTCAAGACGCTGGAACTGCCGCGCGAGCAGATCGTCAAGGCGGAAACGCTCGGAGGCTCGTCCTGGCAGATTGCCCTACGCGTCGTGCTGCCGCAAATTCTGCCGCGCCTGATCACATGCCTCAGGTTGCAGTTGGGACCTGCCTGGCTGTTCCTCATTGCAGCGGAAGCGATTTCGTCAGACTCCGGGCTCGGCTATCGCATCTTCCTCGTCCGCCGTTATCTGTCGATGGATATCATCTTTCCCTATGTCGTCTGGATCACCCTGCTTGCCGTTCTGACCAACTTCGTCCTCGATCGGATCCGCATCGTCGTCTTCCCGTGGTCCGAGCTGGAGAAGCAGGGATGA
- a CDS encoding putative urea ABC transporter substrate-binding protein: MQTFSTMLSITALAASLAFGTTSNAFAAPKTDFKVAWSIYVGWMPWGYANDHGIVKKWADKYGIKIEVIQFNDYVESMNQYTAGAFDAVTLTNMDGLSIPAAGGVDTTAVIVGDFSNGNDAVILKDKASLADVKGQNVNLVEFSVSHYLFARALESLKLTEQDVKIVNTSDADMVAAYKTADVTAIVTWNPLVATILEDPTAKKVFDSAQIPGEIIDLMVANSGVLKDNPNFGKALAGIWYETAALMTADNDEGKAAREAMGSASGTDLKGFEAQIAATKLFDKPADAVAFTASPSLPKTMDLVRKFLFEKGLLGSGAASADVIGIEMPDGKVLGDSGNVKLRFTETYMKAAADGSL; encoded by the coding sequence ATGCAGACTTTTTCGACGATGCTCTCCATCACCGCGCTGGCGGCTTCGCTGGCCTTCGGTACGACATCAAACGCCTTCGCAGCACCGAAGACCGACTTCAAGGTCGCCTGGTCGATCTATGTCGGCTGGATGCCGTGGGGCTACGCGAACGATCATGGCATCGTCAAGAAATGGGCCGACAAATACGGCATCAAGATCGAAGTGATCCAGTTCAACGACTACGTTGAATCGATGAACCAGTACACGGCCGGCGCCTTCGACGCGGTCACGCTCACCAACATGGACGGCCTCTCCATTCCAGCAGCTGGCGGCGTCGATACGACCGCCGTCATCGTCGGTGACTTCTCCAATGGCAATGACGCGGTGATTCTCAAGGACAAGGCCAGCCTTGCCGACGTGAAGGGCCAGAACGTCAACCTCGTCGAATTTTCCGTGTCACACTATCTGTTCGCCCGGGCACTCGAGAGCCTCAAGCTGACCGAACAGGACGTGAAGATCGTCAACACATCGGATGCCGACATGGTCGCCGCCTACAAGACGGCGGATGTCACGGCGATCGTCACCTGGAACCCGCTCGTCGCGACCATTCTCGAAGATCCGACGGCCAAGAAGGTTTTCGACAGTGCGCAGATCCCCGGAGAGATCATTGACCTGATGGTCGCCAATTCCGGCGTGCTGAAGGACAATCCGAATTTCGGCAAGGCCCTCGCCGGGATCTGGTACGAAACCGCGGCGCTGATGACGGCAGACAATGATGAAGGCAAAGCAGCGCGCGAAGCAATGGGCTCCGCATCCGGCACCGATCTGAAGGGCTTCGAAGCCCAGATCGCCGCCACCAAGCTGTTCGACAAGCCGGCCGATGCGGTCGCCTTTACGGCATCGCCGAGCCTGCCAAAGACGATGGATCTGGTGCGCAAATTCCTATTCGAAAAAGGCCTGCTCGGCAGCGGTGCCGCGTCCGCAGACGTCATCGGCATCGAAATGCCGGACGGCAAGGTTCTCGGCGACAGCGGCAACGTCAAGCTACGCTTCACGGAGACCTACATGAAGGCCGCCGCTGACGGTTCGCTCTGA
- a CDS encoding type II toxin-antitoxin system VapC family toxin, whose protein sequence is MSFILDASIAAAWFLPDEQHEATDQLMSNLRSTVGFVPSLFWFETRNLFLMAERRGRLRRGEALLVMTQLRALSIEDAGSGGDGRVLELANRHSLSGYDASYLALALAQGISLATADRKMAAAARIEGVTVLGPLENEH, encoded by the coding sequence ATGTCGTTTATTCTCGACGCCTCCATTGCCGCAGCCTGGTTTCTCCCCGACGAACAGCACGAAGCCACCGATCAGCTGATGTCCAATCTGCGCTCGACAGTCGGCTTCGTGCCCAGTCTTTTTTGGTTCGAGACTCGCAATCTCTTTCTCATGGCCGAACGACGCGGCCGACTGCGGCGAGGAGAAGCGCTGCTGGTAATGACCCAACTGCGAGCCCTATCGATCGAAGACGCCGGCTCGGGCGGTGACGGGCGGGTGCTCGAGCTGGCCAACCGGCACAGCCTGAGCGGCTATGATGCCAGCTATCTCGCATTGGCGCTGGCGCAGGGGATATCTTTGGCAACTGCAGACCGCAAGATGGCAGCCGCAGCTCGGATCGAAGGAGTGACTGTCCTTGGCCCGCTCGAGAACGAACATTAA
- a CDS encoding urea amidolyase associated protein UAAP2, whose product MIDFIQTDASRTAENAAQDHFIPAEAPWSGVVRRGQTIRIEDSYGQQAIDTLFYKADDFAERYSNQDTMREQGAAYVGTGTRIISNEGNVMLRMTADSCGRHDTSAGACSCESNTVRFGHGTKYLHACRDNFLLEVMKHGMSKRDIVPNINFFMNVPISPDGKMTIVDGISAPGDYVELVAEMDVLCVISNCPQINNPCNGFDPTPIRVLIWDATPGTVA is encoded by the coding sequence ATGATCGATTTCATTCAGACCGACGCCTCGCGTACCGCCGAAAACGCAGCCCAGGATCATTTCATCCCGGCCGAAGCGCCGTGGTCCGGCGTCGTGCGCAGGGGGCAAACGATCCGTATCGAGGACAGCTACGGCCAGCAGGCGATCGACACGCTGTTCTACAAGGCCGACGATTTCGCCGAACGCTATTCCAACCAGGACACGATGCGGGAACAGGGGGCAGCCTATGTCGGAACCGGAACTCGAATCATCTCCAACGAAGGCAATGTCATGCTGAGGATGACGGCTGACAGTTGCGGCCGCCACGACACGTCGGCCGGCGCCTGCTCCTGCGAGAGCAACACCGTGCGCTTCGGCCACGGCACCAAATATCTTCATGCCTGCCGCGACAATTTTTTGCTGGAGGTGATGAAGCATGGCATGAGCAAGCGCGACATCGTGCCCAACATCAACTTCTTCATGAACGTGCCGATCAGCCCCGATGGCAAGATGACCATCGTCGATGGCATCTCCGCGCCTGGCGACTATGTGGAGCTGGTGGCCGAGATGGACGTGCTCTGCGTCATTTCCAACTGCCCGCAAATCAACAATCCCTGCAACGGCTTTGATCCGACGCCGATCCGCGTGCTGATCTGGGACGCTACACCAGGTACCGTGGCCTGA